The window TAGTGATTATTACAGGTATGTCAGGGGCGGGAAAAACAGTTGCTATCCAGAGCTTTGAAGACTTAGGTTTTTTCTGTGTAGATAATTTACCTCCTACTCTGCTTCCGAAATTTCTCGAACTGATGAAAGAATCAGGCAATAAAATGAATAAAGTCGCTTTAGTGATGGATTTACGCGGAAGAGAGTTTTTTGAAGACCTCTTTAAAGCGTTGGATAATTTAGTGGAAAGCTCCTGGGCAACCCCACAAATCTTGTTTCTAGAAGCAGATGATGAGACCCTCGTCAGAAGATATAAGGAAACAAGAAGAAAGCATCCGTTAGCAGGTACTGGCCTTCCGCTTGAAGGCATCCAAAATGAAAGAGCGATGCTGGCAGATTTAAAGGGAAGAGCGCAACACATATACAACACATCGCAGATGAAGCCACGCGCACTACGTGAAAAGATCCTAACAGAATTCTCTTCTAATAAAAAAGCAATCTTTACCGTCAACGTGATGTCGTTCGGCTTTAAACACGGAATTCCAATTGATGCTGATCTTGTGTTTGATGTTCGTTTTTTACCAAACCCGCACTATATTGATTCGATGCGACCGTTAACCGGCTTGGACAGTGAAGTCTCTGGTTATGTGTTAAAATGGAATGAAACGCATAAATTCCTTGAAAAAGTGACAGACCTGCTTGCTTTTATGCTTCCACATTATAAACGGGAAGGGAAGGCACAGCTAGTGATTGCCATCGGCTGTACGGGTGGACAGCACCGCTCAGTGGCATTGGCAGAATACATTGGGCACCACTTTGAAAAGGATTATCATACCCGTATCTCACATCGTGATATTGAAAAAAGAAAGGAACCACTAACATGACGCAAAATGGGCAGCCGCCAAGAATCGTCATCATCGGTGGCGGAACAGGATTGCCGGTATTATTAAGAGGATTGAAGAAATATCCTGTTGATATCACGGCAATTGTTACAGTTGCCGATGATGGAGGAAGCTCAGGTCGACTTAGGGATGAGCTGAACATTCCTCCTCCTGGTGATGTTCGCAATGTATTGGCCGCTCTATCAGATGTTGAGCCATTAATTGAAGAAATGTTCCAGCATCGATTCAAGTCAACTAATGATTTATCCGGTCATTCGCTTGGAAATTTAATCTTAGCGGCGATGACTTCTATTACAGGGAATTTCATGAACGCGATTCAGGAAATGAGCCGAGTATTGAATGTGCATGGAAAGGTTCTGCCTGCCGCTAATCAAAGTGTTGTTTTGCATGCAGAGCTGGAGGATGGTCATATGATTTCCGGGGAATCCAAGATTCCATTCTCTGGAAAAAAGATTAAGCGTGTTTTTTTAACTCCGGAAAATATTAAACCGCTTCCAGAAGCCCTTCAGGCGATTCAATCCGCAGATTTAATTATTATCGGACCGGGCAGTCTTTATACAAGTATTCTGCCGAATCTTCTTGTTCCGCAAATCGGTGATGAGGTTTGCCGGGCGAAGGCAAAGAAGGTCTATATCTGTAATTTAATGACCCAGGCAGGAGAGACACATGACTACTCAGCAAGTGATCATGTGCAGGCTGTCTATGATCATCTGAATGAACCATTCATCGATACGATTCTGGTTAACAGTGAGGATATACCAGAGGCGATTCAAAAGCGCTATAGTGAAGAGGCTGCCAAGCCCGTTCATTTTGATGTGAGCAATCTCTATGATTTAGGACTTGAGGTAATCTATGGTGAAATCGTGAGTCTGGAAAATGGTGTGATTCGCCATGATACAAATGAAGTAGCAAAAATTTTATATTCGTTCTTAATAGATGAAACCAACAAGCGTCATAATGCGTAATAATAGATAGAGCTTGTCAATGGGAGGTGCAGCAATGTCTTTCGCTTCAGAGACAAAAAAGGAACTGACAAATTTAGAGGTAAAGGATTGTTGTGGAAAGGCCGAACTATCAGCCCTCATTCAAATGAATGGCTCCCTCTCTTTTACAAATCGAAAGCTAGCAGTGGATATTCAAACCGAGAATGCAGCGATTGCTAGAAGAATTTACACGCTAATAAAGAAATACTATACCGTTAGCGTGGAGCTATTAGTTCGAAAAAAAATGCGCTTAAAGAAAAATAACGTGTATATTGTTAGAATGGTAGAAAATACGCGCAGTATTTTAGAGGACTTAAAAATAGTTGGGGAAGGCTTTGAATTTCAAACTGATATTTCACCAGAGCTAATTAAGAAAAAGTGCTGTAAGCGTTCCTATTTACGTGGAGCGTTTTTAGCAGGAGGCTCTGTCAATAACCCGGAGACTTCCTCCTATCATCTTGAAATCGCTTCACTCTACAAAGAGCACAACGATTCACTATGTGAACTCATGAACTCTTTTGATTTAAATAGCAAGACACTGGAGCGTAAGAAGGGCTTT of the Bacillus tuaregi genome contains:
- the rapZ gene encoding RNase adapter RapZ, whose translation is MSTGSLNDSQVVIITGMSGAGKTVAIQSFEDLGFFCVDNLPPTLLPKFLELMKESGNKMNKVALVMDLRGREFFEDLFKALDNLVESSWATPQILFLEADDETLVRRYKETRRKHPLAGTGLPLEGIQNERAMLADLKGRAQHIYNTSQMKPRALREKILTEFSSNKKAIFTVNVMSFGFKHGIPIDADLVFDVRFLPNPHYIDSMRPLTGLDSEVSGYVLKWNETHKFLEKVTDLLAFMLPHYKREGKAQLVIAIGCTGGQHRSVALAEYIGHHFEKDYHTRISHRDIEKRKEPLT
- a CDS encoding gluconeogenesis factor YvcK family protein: MTQNGQPPRIVIIGGGTGLPVLLRGLKKYPVDITAIVTVADDGGSSGRLRDELNIPPPGDVRNVLAALSDVEPLIEEMFQHRFKSTNDLSGHSLGNLILAAMTSITGNFMNAIQEMSRVLNVHGKVLPAANQSVVLHAELEDGHMISGESKIPFSGKKIKRVFLTPENIKPLPEALQAIQSADLIIIGPGSLYTSILPNLLVPQIGDEVCRAKAKKVYICNLMTQAGETHDYSASDHVQAVYDHLNEPFIDTILVNSEDIPEAIQKRYSEEAAKPVHFDVSNLYDLGLEVIYGEIVSLENGVIRHDTNEVAKILYSFLIDETNKRHNA
- the whiA gene encoding DNA-binding protein WhiA, which codes for MSFASETKKELTNLEVKDCCGKAELSALIQMNGSLSFTNRKLAVDIQTENAAIARRIYTLIKKYYTVSVELLVRKKMRLKKNNVYIVRMVENTRSILEDLKIVGEGFEFQTDISPELIKKKCCKRSYLRGAFLAGGSVNNPETSSYHLEIASLYKEHNDSLCELMNSFDLNSKTLERKKGFITYLKEAEKITDFLIIIGANNALLRFEDVRIVRDMRNSVNRLVNCETANLNKTIGAAIRQVENIKYIQESVGLEILPEKLREIAELRVHYQDVTLKELGEMVSGGTISKSGINHRLRKIDEIAEKLRKGQTI